A stretch of the Porifericola rhodea genome encodes the following:
- a CDS encoding co-chaperone GroES, with the protein MSQVSFKPNEDRVLVEPAAAEEKTASGIIIPDTAKEKPQQGTVVAVGPGKKDEPLTVQVGDKVLYGKYAGTEISFDGKDYLIMRGSDIFGTL; encoded by the coding sequence ATGTCACAAGTATCATTCAAACCTAACGAGGACAGAGTTCTGGTAGAACCTGCCGCTGCAGAAGAAAAGACAGCTTCTGGAATCATTATCCCTGACACCGCAAAAGAAAAACCTCAGCAAGGTACTGTAGTTGCTGTAGGTCCTGGAAAAAAAGATGAGCCTTTAACTGTACAAGTAGGCGATAAAGTACTTTATGGAAAATATGCCGGTACTGAGATCTCCTTTGATGGTAAAGACTATCTGATCATGCGTGGCTCTGATATTTTTGGCACGCTTTAA
- a CDS encoding tetratricopeptide repeat protein: MGFNQQTLINLMSYPNDISSSEVAELREAIANYPYFQLGHSLLAKAMHDKQAPEAYATLSKAAIYAPNRRLLRQLFYEDLHIDRTNTPPVSGQETDELIHQETEYAQPEEPTTDDTSNETEHYEPPVDEETQHQEEDKTTKSDEVYDELEENLRKLRENKSKFSEEEDDKKKIADQAEELPTPAQEQTSQTEENDSSIMLQDLLKHDTPADSLANNQQMQNDLIDKFINTQDSVNLKIKPSVSAEEEIEDLSSQSTEVADNLISENLAKIYERQGKKEKAIEIYQKLIWKFPQKKAYFADRIESLKTD; encoded by the coding sequence ATGGGTTTTAATCAACAGACATTAATCAATTTAATGTCTTATCCGAATGACATCTCTAGCAGCGAAGTTGCTGAGTTGAGAGAGGCAATTGCAAATTATCCTTATTTTCAGTTAGGACATTCTTTATTAGCAAAAGCGATGCACGATAAGCAGGCCCCTGAAGCTTATGCAACTCTTAGCAAAGCTGCTATTTATGCCCCAAACCGCCGCCTGCTCAGACAACTCTTCTATGAAGACCTGCATATAGACCGAACGAATACTCCTCCTGTCTCTGGTCAGGAAACTGATGAGCTTATCCATCAAGAGACTGAGTACGCTCAGCCTGAAGAGCCTACTACAGACGATACTTCAAATGAAACGGAGCACTATGAGCCACCGGTAGATGAAGAAACTCAACATCAGGAAGAGGATAAAACCACAAAGTCTGATGAGGTATATGATGAACTAGAAGAAAACCTTCGCAAGCTAAGAGAGAATAAAAGTAAGTTTTCTGAAGAAGAAGACGATAAAAAAAAAATAGCTGATCAAGCTGAAGAGCTCCCTACTCCTGCTCAGGAACAAACATCTCAAACAGAGGAAAATGACTCCTCTATAATGTTGCAGGATCTTTTAAAGCACGATACACCTGCTGACTCTTTGGCCAACAATCAGCAAATGCAAAATGACCTGATTGATAAGTTTATCAATACCCAGGACAGTGTAAACTTAAAAATAAAACCTTCTGTTAGTGCAGAAGAGGAAATTGAAGACCTCTCTTCTCAAAGCACTGAAGTAGCTGACAATCTGATTTCAGAGAATTTGGCTAAAATTTATGAGAGACAAGGAAAAAAAGAGAAGGCGATAGAAATCTATCAGAAATTAATTTGGAAATTTCCTCAGAAAAAAGCGTATTTTGCGGACAGAATTGAATCCTTAAAAACTGATTAA
- a CDS encoding LptE family protein, giving the protein MVLNKAYWNYLLICVLALFCQACGVYSFSGASLSPEVKTISIQNFFNDSGGGPANISQVFTENIKDYYQQNTNLTLIDENGDLLLEGNITRYDFTPVAPRSSGSNEVADVASLMRLNITVNVTYINTTDDEFNFDNRSFSFFSDFNAEQDPSSVEDELIEEIFDQIIFDIFNASVANW; this is encoded by the coding sequence ATGGTATTGAATAAAGCATATTGGAATTATTTGCTTATTTGCGTGCTGGCACTATTCTGCCAGGCCTGTGGGGTATATTCTTTTAGTGGAGCTTCTTTAAGTCCGGAGGTAAAAACCATTAGTATTCAAAACTTTTTTAACGACTCAGGTGGAGGTCCAGCTAACATAAGTCAGGTTTTCACTGAAAACATCAAAGATTATTATCAGCAAAACACTAATTTAACGCTAATAGACGAAAATGGTGATTTGCTACTGGAAGGAAACATTACTCGTTACGACTTTACACCGGTAGCTCCCCGATCGTCAGGTAGTAATGAGGTGGCTGATGTTGCCAGTTTAATGCGTTTAAACATCACTGTCAATGTCACCTACATCAACACAACCGATGATGAGTTTAACTTTGACAACAGAAGCTTTTCATTCTTTTCTGATTTTAATGCAGAGCAGGACCCTTCTTCTGTAGAAGATGAACTCATAGAAGAAATCTTTGATCAAATTATTTTTGACATTTTCAATGCTTCAGTAGCCAACTGGTAA
- a CDS encoding succinate dehydrogenase cytochrome b subunit → MSWFTNALSSTIGKKVIMSLTGLFLITFLIVHVSGNMLLFKNDGGEAFNLYAEFMTTSPLIKIASYILYSGIILHVIYALILSVKNKQARPIGYKLANPNQNSNWRSRNMGVLGTIVLIFLVIHMRSFWYEMHFGDVPIKTYSGVEVSDLYTVVKAAFGEWWYSLLYVLAMVGLAFHLVHGFWSAFQTLGMSHKKYTPFIKTVALIFAIVVPVLFASMPVYFYIQSL, encoded by the coding sequence ATGAGTTGGTTTACAAATGCATTGTCCAGCACTATCGGCAAAAAAGTGATTATGTCTCTTACAGGCCTTTTTTTGATCACTTTTTTGATCGTTCATGTTTCGGGAAACATGTTGTTGTTTAAGAATGATGGGGGAGAAGCTTTCAATCTGTACGCAGAGTTTATGACAACGTCACCCCTTATCAAAATTGCTTCCTACATTCTTTATTCCGGTATTATCCTTCATGTTATTTACGCACTTATCCTCTCAGTGAAAAACAAGCAGGCACGCCCGATAGGCTATAAGCTTGCAAACCCCAATCAGAATAGTAACTGGCGCTCTCGTAATATGGGTGTCTTAGGTACTATCGTACTTATCTTTTTGGTAATTCACATGCGTTCTTTCTGGTACGAAATGCATTTTGGAGATGTGCCTATAAAGACTTACTCAGGTGTAGAAGTAAGCGATCTCTATACAGTAGTTAAGGCTGCTTTTGGCGAGTGGTGGTACTCTTTACTTTATGTACTTGCCATGGTAGGACTAGCGTTTCACCTCGTACATGGTTTCTGGAGTGCTTTTCAGACTTTAGGTATGAGTCACAAAAAATACACGCCTTTTATAAAAACCGTGGCATTAATATTTGCGATTGTGGTACCTGTACTTTTCGCATCTATGCCGGTGTATTTCTATATACAAAGTTTATGA
- a CDS encoding sigma-54 interaction domain-containing protein translates to MLDQAELQSIKQRFGIIGNSPRLNHAVTIAAQVAPTDMSVLITGESGSGKESFSKIIHNRSARKHGQFIAINCGAIPEGTIDSELFGHEKGAFTGAMDARKGYFEVTNGGTIFLDEIGEMPIGTQARLLRVLENGEFIKVGSSKVLKTDVRIVAATNVNLLEAVDKGTFREDLYYRLSSVPIQIPPLRERGSDIDLLFRKFASDYSEKYRTKPINLTDDAKEVLLQYRFPGNIRELKNLVERMSTLEIEERVIDADKLRSYLPPSMSNLPALYARNEENEKFSERDILYKVLFEMRHDMNELKKLVHQVLQNENYGSNILEQHQELFNGMEEDLKEKEDTIKSASEIANNHYLLANNINRNNDIDNTYELANIEDITHETEESDDLSLERKEKEMIIKALKKNDRKRKYAAKDLGISERTLYRKIKQYGIE, encoded by the coding sequence ATGTTGGATCAAGCTGAACTTCAGAGTATTAAGCAACGCTTCGGTATTATCGGTAATTCTCCACGTCTTAACCATGCAGTAACCATTGCCGCACAGGTAGCTCCTACAGATATGTCGGTACTTATTACAGGCGAAAGTGGAAGCGGTAAAGAGTCTTTTTCTAAAATAATTCATAACCGCAGTGCAAGAAAGCACGGTCAGTTTATCGCTATTAACTGTGGAGCTATACCAGAAGGCACTATTGACTCTGAGTTGTTTGGACACGAGAAAGGCGCGTTTACTGGTGCAATGGATGCCCGAAAAGGTTATTTTGAGGTAACCAATGGAGGAACTATTTTTCTGGATGAAATTGGTGAAATGCCCATTGGTACTCAGGCAAGACTCCTACGTGTACTGGAGAACGGTGAGTTCATAAAGGTTGGTTCTTCCAAAGTACTTAAAACTGATGTAAGAATTGTAGCCGCTACCAATGTAAACCTGCTAGAAGCTGTGGATAAGGGTACTTTTCGCGAAGATTTATATTACCGTCTAAGCTCAGTACCTATACAAATTCCCCCTTTGAGAGAAAGAGGTAGTGATATTGACCTGCTTTTCAGAAAGTTTGCGTCAGACTATTCTGAAAAGTATCGTACCAAGCCCATTAACCTTACCGATGATGCCAAAGAAGTACTGCTACAGTATCGTTTTCCGGGTAACATCAGAGAGTTAAAAAATCTGGTAGAACGTATGTCTACGCTGGAGATTGAAGAGCGAGTAATTGATGCTGACAAACTAAGAAGCTACCTACCTCCTAGCATGAGCAACTTACCCGCGCTTTATGCCAGAAATGAGGAGAATGAGAAGTTTTCTGAGCGTGATATACTCTACAAAGTTCTGTTTGAAATGCGCCACGATATGAACGAACTAAAAAAACTGGTGCATCAGGTACTTCAGAACGAAAATTATGGTTCTAATATATTAGAGCAGCATCAGGAGCTTTTTAATGGTATGGAAGAAGACCTGAAAGAAAAAGAAGATACCATTAAATCTGCCAGCGAGATTGCCAATAATCATTATCTGCTCGCAAATAATATCAACCGTAATAATGATATTGATAACACTTATGAGCTAGCTAATATTGAGGACATTACGCACGAAACAGAAGAAAGCGATGATCTGTCACTGGAAAGAAAAGAAAAGGAAATGATCATCAAAGCTTTGAAAAAGAACGATAGAAAAAGGAAGTATGCTGCAAAAGATTTGGGAATTTCTGAGCGCACTTTATATAGAAAAATCAAGCAGTATGGTATTGAATAA
- the groL gene encoding chaperonin GroEL (60 kDa chaperone family; promotes refolding of misfolded polypeptides especially under stressful conditions; forms two stacked rings of heptamers to form a barrel-shaped 14mer; ends can be capped by GroES; misfolded proteins enter the barrel where they are refolded when GroES binds) codes for MAKEIFFNTNARDKIKKGVDTLANAVKVTLGPKGRNVVIDKKFGAPTVTKDGVSVAKEIELKEAIENMGAQLVKEVASKTADDAGDGTTTATVLAQALFSHGIKNVAAGANPMDLKRGIDKAVETIVAELRNQSKTISSTNEIAQVGSISANNDEEIGKMIADAMEKVGKDGVITVEEAKGTETEVKLVEGMQFDRGYLSPYFVTDTERMEANLENPYILIYDKKISAMKELLPVLEGVAQTGRPLLIIAEDVDGEALATLVVNKIRGSLKIAAVKAPGFGDRRKAMLEDIAILTGGTVISEERGYKLESATLDYLGTAEKINIDKDNTTIVNGAGEQEQIQARVNQIKQQIENTTSDYDREKLQERLAKLSGGVAILYIGAATEVEMKEKKDRVDDALHATRAAVQEGVVAGGGVALVRAISSLDNVTSDNEDQATGVNIVRLALEAPLRVIVENAGQEGSVVIQKVREGKDDFGYNARTDKYENLFSVGVIDPTKVTRLALENAASIASLLLTTECVIADEPEEDKGAGMPTGAPGMGGMGGMM; via the coding sequence ATGGCTAAAGAAATATTTTTTAACACCAACGCAAGAGACAAAATTAAAAAAGGTGTTGATACCCTTGCTAATGCTGTTAAAGTGACATTAGGCCCCAAAGGTCGTAATGTTGTTATCGACAAAAAATTTGGTGCACCTACAGTAACTAAAGATGGTGTATCTGTAGCAAAAGAAATTGAGCTTAAAGAAGCTATTGAAAACATGGGAGCTCAGCTTGTAAAAGAAGTAGCTTCTAAAACTGCTGATGATGCTGGTGACGGTACTACTACTGCTACTGTACTTGCTCAGGCGTTATTCTCTCACGGTATCAAAAACGTGGCTGCTGGTGCTAACCCTATGGACCTTAAGCGCGGTATTGACAAAGCGGTTGAGACTATCGTAGCTGAACTTAGAAATCAGTCTAAAACTATCAGCAGCACTAACGAAATTGCTCAGGTAGGTTCTATCTCTGCTAACAATGACGAAGAGATCGGTAAGATGATCGCTGACGCCATGGAAAAAGTTGGTAAAGATGGTGTGATCACTGTAGAAGAAGCAAAAGGTACTGAAACTGAAGTAAAACTGGTTGAAGGTATGCAGTTTGACAGAGGTTACCTTTCTCCTTACTTCGTGACTGACACTGAGAGAATGGAAGCCAACCTTGAGAACCCTTACATCCTGATCTACGACAAGAAGATCTCTGCGATGAAAGAACTACTTCCTGTGCTGGAAGGTGTTGCTCAAACTGGACGTCCTCTTTTAATCATTGCTGAAGATGTTGACGGTGAAGCTCTTGCTACGCTTGTAGTTAACAAAATCAGAGGTTCTCTGAAAATCGCCGCTGTTAAAGCTCCAGGCTTTGGTGACAGAAGAAAAGCAATGCTTGAGGATATCGCTATCCTAACTGGTGGTACTGTAATTTCTGAAGAAAGAGGTTACAAATTAGAAAGTGCTACACTTGATTACTTAGGAACTGCTGAAAAAATCAACATTGACAAAGACAATACTACTATTGTTAATGGTGCTGGTGAGCAGGAGCAAATTCAGGCTCGTGTAAACCAAATCAAACAGCAGATTGAAAACACTACTTCTGACTATGATCGTGAGAAGCTGCAAGAGCGTCTTGCTAAGCTTTCTGGTGGTGTAGCTATCCTTTATATTGGTGCAGCTACTGAAGTAGAAATGAAAGAGAAAAAAGACCGTGTAGATGATGCTCTGCACGCTACTCGCGCTGCAGTTCAGGAAGGCGTTGTAGCTGGTGGTGGTGTTGCATTAGTACGTGCTATCTCATCTCTGGATAACGTTACTTCTGATAACGAAGATCAGGCTACTGGTGTAAACATCGTACGTCTTGCTCTAGAAGCTCCTCTACGTGTTATCGTTGAGAACGCTGGTCAGGAAGGTTCTGTTGTAATTCAGAAAGTTCGTGAAGGAAAAGACGACTTTGGTTACAATGCACGTACCGACAAATACGAAAACTTATTCAGCGTGGGTGTAATTGACCCTACTAAAGTAACTCGTCTGGCGCTTGAGAACGCTGCTTCAATCGCATCTCTGCTATTAACAACAGAGTGTGTAATTGCTGACGAGCCTGAAGAAGATAAAGGTGCTGGAATGCCTACCGGTGCTCCCGGAATGGGCGGCATGGGCGGAATGATGTAA
- the secG gene encoding preprotein translocase subunit SecG, with the protein MFTFIISLAIVVAVLLILVVLSQNSKGGGLTSQFGGAGSSNQMIGVKRTTDLLEKLTWGLAIGLIVLTLSSSFLIETQSAQNGSIGSPNIDRAQDRSVLPNMNSDIPASDADTSSTIDLEDLSEEGSPE; encoded by the coding sequence ATGTTTACTTTCATTATATCGCTGGCAATAGTTGTTGCAGTCTTACTTATTCTAGTTGTTCTTTCTCAAAACTCTAAAGGAGGAGGTCTTACCTCTCAGTTTGGAGGAGCTGGTTCGTCTAATCAGATGATTGGCGTTAAAAGAACTACTGACCTTCTGGAGAAATTGACATGGGGATTGGCTATCGGCCTTATTGTACTTACTCTATCCTCCAGCTTCTTGATTGAAACCCAATCAGCTCAAAATGGAAGTATTGGTAGCCCAAACATTGACAGAGCACAAGACAGAAGTGTTCTTCCTAATATGAATTCTGATATTCCTGCCAGTGATGCTGATACAAGCTCAACTATAGACCTGGAAGACCTTTCTGAAGAAGGTAGTCCTGAATAG
- a CDS encoding succinate dehydrogenase/fumarate reductase iron-sulfur subunit, translating into MNVTLKIWRQKNANDKGKFETYEMKDINTHMSFLELIDVLNEKLERESKEPVHFDHDCREGICGSCAMYINGRPHGPQKGTTACQLHMRNFKDGETIVVEPWRARAFPVIKDLMVDRSSFDRIIQAGGYVSVNTGGVPDANEIPISKEVADEAFNAATCIGCGACVAACKNASAMLFVSAKISQLALLPQGQVERQQRAERMISQMDAEGFGACSNTGACSAECPKEIDMANIARMNREFLKSKVGSENIEVK; encoded by the coding sequence ATGAATGTTACTCTAAAAATATGGCGTCAGAAAAACGCCAACGATAAAGGTAAATTTGAAACCTATGAGATGAAAGACATTAACACTCATATGTCTTTCCTGGAACTTATAGATGTACTAAACGAAAAGCTGGAAAGAGAAAGTAAAGAGCCCGTACACTTTGATCATGACTGTAGAGAGGGAATTTGCGGTAGCTGTGCTATGTACATTAATGGTAGGCCTCATGGTCCTCAAAAAGGTACCACAGCCTGCCAGTTGCACATGCGTAACTTCAAAGATGGAGAAACCATTGTAGTAGAACCCTGGAGGGCCCGTGCCTTCCCGGTTATAAAAGATTTAATGGTTGACCGCTCTTCTTTTGACAGAATTATCCAGGCTGGAGGGTATGTGTCTGTAAATACTGGTGGTGTACCTGACGCAAACGAGATTCCTATTTCTAAAGAGGTAGCTGATGAGGCTTTTAATGCTGCCACCTGTATTGGTTGTGGAGCATGCGTAGCAGCTTGTAAAAACGCTTCAGCAATGCTTTTCGTAAGTGCTAAAATTTCTCAGCTGGCATTACTACCTCAAGGTCAAGTAGAGAGACAGCAGCGTGCTGAAAGAATGATTTCTCAGATGGATGCTGAAGGCTTTGGTGCTTGTAGCAACACAGGTGCCTGCTCAGCAGAGTGTCCTAAAGAAATTGATATGGCGAACATCGCTCGTATGAACCGCGAGTTTTTGAAGTCAAAGGTTGGCTCTGAAAATATAGAGGTCAAATAG
- a CDS encoding fumarate reductase/succinate dehydrogenase flavoprotein subunit, giving the protein MNFDSKVPEGPIAEKWTKHKFNLKLVNPANKRKYDIIVVGTGLAGASAAASLAELGYNVKSFCFQDSPRRAHSIAAQGGINAAKNYQNDGDSVFRLFYDTVKGGDYRSREANVYRLSEVSVNIIDQCVAQGVPFAREYGGLLSNRSFGGAQVSRTFYARGQTGQQLLLGAYGALSRQVANGKVKMYPRTEMLDLVMVDGEARGIVVRNLLTGEIESHSAHAVVLATGGYGNVFFLSTNAMGSNATAAWRAHKKGALFANPCYTQIHPTCIPVSGDYQSKLTLMSESLRNDGRVWVPKEKGDKRAPGDIPENERDYYLERKYPSFGNLVPRDVASRNAKAVCDEGRGVGETGLAVYLDFADAIKRDGKDLISAKYGNLFEMYEKITGDNPYEKPMMIYPAVHYTMGGLWVDYNLMTSVPGLYALGECNFSDHGANRLGASALMQGLADGYFVIPYTIGDYLAGKSYDKIPTTHEAFKEAEQKVKDRMKKLISINGTQTVDQLHKKLGKVMWDKCGMSRTAEGLKEAQLEVKKIKEEFWNDVKVLGTDEELNQTLEKASRLADFLELGALMIDDALNRNESAGGHFREEYQTPEGEAKRDDENFSYVAAWEYKGDDIAEALHKEPLVFENVKLTQRSYK; this is encoded by the coding sequence ATGAATTTTGATTCTAAAGTGCCCGAAGGTCCTATAGCTGAAAAGTGGACTAAACATAAATTTAACCTCAAATTAGTAAACCCCGCTAACAAGCGTAAATATGATATCATTGTAGTAGGTACTGGTCTTGCTGGTGCATCTGCTGCGGCTTCTTTGGCTGAGTTGGGTTATAATGTTAAATCTTTTTGCTTTCAGGATAGTCCTCGTCGTGCGCACAGTATTGCTGCGCAGGGTGGTATAAATGCTGCAAAAAATTATCAAAACGATGGTGACAGCGTTTTTCGCCTTTTTTATGATACTGTTAAAGGTGGTGACTATCGTTCTCGTGAAGCAAACGTATATCGTCTTTCCGAAGTAAGTGTAAATATTATTGATCAATGTGTTGCTCAGGGCGTTCCATTTGCCAGAGAGTACGGTGGTCTTTTGTCTAATCGCTCTTTTGGCGGAGCTCAGGTATCTCGTACATTTTACGCTCGGGGCCAGACAGGACAACAACTACTGTTGGGTGCATATGGTGCATTGAGCCGCCAGGTGGCCAATGGTAAAGTTAAAATGTACCCGCGTACAGAAATGCTTGACCTGGTTATGGTTGATGGCGAGGCTCGTGGTATTGTAGTGCGTAACCTATTAACTGGAGAAATTGAGTCGCATAGCGCGCATGCAGTTGTTTTAGCTACAGGTGGATACGGCAATGTCTTCTTTCTTTCTACCAATGCTATGGGTAGTAATGCTACCGCAGCTTGGAGAGCACACAAAAAAGGTGCACTGTTTGCTAACCCATGTTATACTCAAATTCACCCTACCTGCATTCCTGTATCGGGAGACTATCAGTCTAAGCTAACCCTGATGTCTGAGTCATTACGTAACGACGGTCGTGTATGGGTACCTAAAGAAAAAGGAGACAAGCGCGCTCCTGGTGATATTCCTGAAAACGAAAGAGATTATTATCTGGAAAGAAAGTATCCTTCTTTTGGTAACCTGGTGCCTCGTGATGTGGCATCACGTAACGCCAAAGCTGTGTGTGACGAAGGGCGTGGAGTAGGAGAGACTGGATTAGCGGTTTATCTTGACTTTGCTGATGCTATTAAGCGAGATGGAAAAGATCTGATCTCGGCTAAATATGGTAACCTTTTTGAAATGTATGAGAAGATTACCGGAGACAATCCTTACGAAAAACCTATGATGATTTACCCAGCCGTACACTATACTATGGGTGGATTATGGGTAGATTATAACTTAATGACTAGTGTGCCCGGTCTGTATGCCCTGGGCGAGTGTAATTTCTCTGACCATGGAGCTAACCGCCTTGGTGCAAGTGCACTTATGCAAGGCTTGGCTGATGGTTACTTTGTTATCCCTTATACTATTGGTGATTACCTGGCAGGTAAATCTTATGATAAGATACCTACTACCCACGAAGCCTTTAAAGAAGCTGAGCAGAAAGTGAAAGATCGTATGAAGAAGCTGATAAGCATCAACGGTACGCAAACTGTAGATCAGCTGCATAAAAAATTAGGTAAAGTTATGTGGGACAAGTGTGGTATGTCTCGTACTGCTGAAGGTCTTAAAGAAGCGCAGCTTGAGGTGAAAAAAATTAAAGAAGAGTTCTGGAATGATGTGAAAGTGTTAGGTACAGATGAGGAACTTAACCAGACGCTGGAAAAAGCAAGCCGTCTGGCTGACTTCTTAGAACTGGGTGCTTTAATGATAGATGACGCCCTCAACAGAAACGAATCTGCAGGAGGTCACTTCCGTGAAGAGTATCAGACTCCAGAAGGTGAAGCCAAGCGTGATGATGAAAACTTCTCTTACGTAGCAGCATGGGAATACAAAGGGGATGATATTGCTGAAGCCCTTCACAAAGAACCTCTAGTTTTTGAAAATGTAAAACTGACTCAACGCAGTTATAAATAA
- the miaB gene encoding tRNA (N6-isopentenyl adenosine(37)-C2)-methylthiotransferase MiaB translates to MQDLIKDLDILSEEKKQENCEVFKTSPEQNTGKQRKLYVESYGCQMNFSDSEIVTSIMQKEGFDTTSDYESADVILLNTCSIRDKAEQTVRKRLSQFNQIKKTKPEVTVGVLGCMAERLKSKLLEEEKIVDLVAGPDAYRDLPNLVKQVDEGQRSVNTFLSREETYADISPVRLNSNGVTAFISIMRGCDNMCSFCVVPFTRGRERSRDPYSIVDEARHLFEQGYREVTLLGQNVDSYKWSPEVNNKARLERTTVSEVINFAKLLEMVALVSPDLRVRFSTSHPKDITDEVLHTMKKYENICKYIHLPAQSGNTRVLELMNRTYSREWYINRVDAIRTILGEDCGISSDMIAGFCTETEEEHTETLTLMDYVKYDFSYMFYYSERPGTLAAKKYEDDIPLDIKKRRLKEIIEKQQQISLERNQRDIGKVFKVLVEGTSRKSEDDLQGRNSANKVIVFPKQNFKKGEYVHVLVKDCTAATLIGEAV, encoded by the coding sequence ATGCAAGATTTGATTAAAGACTTAGACATACTTAGCGAGGAGAAAAAACAGGAAAATTGCGAAGTTTTTAAGACCTCTCCGGAGCAGAACACCGGAAAGCAACGAAAGCTTTATGTAGAAAGCTATGGCTGTCAGATGAATTTTTCTGATAGTGAGATTGTCACTTCTATTATGCAGAAAGAAGGCTTTGATACTACATCTGACTATGAAAGTGCAGACGTTATTCTGCTCAATACATGCTCTATACGAGACAAAGCCGAACAGACTGTTAGAAAACGTTTGTCTCAATTTAACCAAATTAAAAAAACTAAACCAGAAGTAACGGTAGGTGTGCTGGGCTGTATGGCAGAACGTCTCAAAAGCAAACTTCTGGAAGAGGAAAAAATAGTTGATCTGGTAGCGGGCCCTGACGCTTACCGAGACCTTCCTAATCTGGTTAAACAGGTTGATGAAGGGCAGCGTTCTGTCAACACTTTTCTATCCAGAGAAGAAACTTATGCGGACATAAGTCCAGTTCGCCTTAACTCTAATGGAGTAACTGCTTTTATCTCTATTATGAGAGGGTGCGATAATATGTGCTCATTCTGTGTGGTACCTTTTACCAGAGGTAGAGAGCGTAGCCGCGACCCCTACTCTATTGTAGACGAAGCGCGCCATTTATTTGAGCAGGGATATCGTGAAGTAACACTGCTGGGCCAGAATGTGGATTCTTATAAATGGTCACCTGAAGTAAACAATAAAGCACGCCTGGAAAGAACAACAGTAAGTGAAGTAATCAACTTCGCCAAGCTTTTAGAAATGGTAGCATTGGTAAGCCCTGACCTTAGAGTGAGGTTTTCTACCTCACACCCCAAGGACATTACCGATGAGGTGCTTCATACCATGAAGAAGTACGAAAACATCTGCAAGTACATTCACCTTCCGGCACAAAGTGGTAATACACGTGTACTTGAACTCATGAACCGTACCTATAGTAGAGAATGGTATATCAATCGTGTAGATGCAATCAGAACTATTTTGGGCGAAGACTGTGGTATATCTTCAGATATGATTGCCGGGTTCTGTACAGAAACGGAAGAGGAACATACTGAGACTTTGACCCTTATGGATTATGTCAAATACGACTTCTCCTATATGTTCTATTACTCTGAACGCCCGGGTACCCTGGCAGCTAAAAAATACGAAGATGATATACCTTTAGATATTAAAAAAAGAAGGTTAAAGGAGATCATAGAAAAGCAACAGCAAATCTCATTGGAAAGAAATCAGCGGGATATCGGAAAGGTATTTAAGGTTTTGGTGGAAGGCACCTCCCGAAAATCTGAAGATGACCTGCAAGGAAGAAACTCTGCCAACAAAGTAATAGTATTCCCTAAACAAAATTTTAAAAAAGGCGAATATGTTCATGTATTGGTAAAAGATTGTACAGCAGCCACCCTTATTGGTGAAGCAGTATAA